From one Montipora capricornis isolate CH-2021 chromosome 10, ASM3666992v2, whole genome shotgun sequence genomic stretch:
- the LOC138022465 gene encoding uncharacterized protein has product MASIAQEVIVVTGVSAGLGLAMLEWFTSKGHIVIGCARSGEKVAHLNDKYCIGTKPKQFSVVDVVDDDEVKHWAQDTISRFGPPTLLVNNAAVMNNNCNVWQIDAKEFDNVIDVNIKGTMNVIRHFVPEMIKAGKGVVVNFSSGWGRSVSPQVAPYCATKWAIEGLSKAMAMELPPPLTCAPLNPGIIHTPMLETTFGKRGAAMHRTPEEWAESTCPFILSIDRSQNGASLTAP; this is encoded by the coding sequence ATGGCGTCCATAGCTCAAGAGGTGATAGTTGTAACAGGGGTTTCTGCCGGCTTAGGCCTTGCCATGCTGGAGTGGTTTACATCCAAGGGACATATAGTGATAGGCTGTGCAAGATCAGGAGAGAAAGTCGCCCATTTGAATGACAAGTACTGCATAGGAACTAAACCCAAGCAGTTTTCCGTTGTTGATGTTGTGGATGATGATGAGGTAAAACACTGGGCTCAAGACACTATTTCTCGCTTCGGACCACCTACATTACTCGTCAATAATGCTGCTGTCATGAATAATAATTGCAATGTGTGGCAAATTGACGCAAAGGAGTTTGACAATGTCATAGACGTCAACATCAAGGGAACCATGAATGTAATTCGCCATTTTGTTCCTGAAATGATCAAGGCTGGGAAGGGTGTTGTCGTTAATTTCAGCTCGGGTTGGGGAAGAAGTGTTTCACCCCAAGTGGCTCCTTACTGCGCCACCAAGTGGGCCATAGAGGGTCTGTCTAAGGCGATGGCCATGGAGCTTCCACCTCCGTTAACATGTGCACCTTTAAACCCTGGGATCATTCACACTCCTATGCTGGAGACGACCTTTGGGAAGCGTGGTGCGGCAATGCACCGTACACCAGAGGAATGGGCAGAGAGTACTTGTCCATTTATTCTGTCAATAGATCGGTCTCAGAACGGTGCAAGCCTCACTGCTCCATGA